In Holophagales bacterium, one DNA window encodes the following:
- a CDS encoding beta-lactamase family protein, producing MSSRPSGRNAVVQPRGARNRALVAKEAGASLRRFVGETCRRGPWAAVEARVEWTDRSGRRRPLLAAAARREGRASPGERFDLASLTKPFVATLALVLEGSGELPLATRLGDLLPAASPRLARLDLESLLRHRSGLAAWAPLPQLAHDRSAALARLLDGRWLATPGERYSDLGFILWSRAAEQATGLPLDELLRERVLAPLDLERVEPSPCQSIADVVSCPLDNRREVELAAALGVTLAPTGPPAKGVVQDGNARFLSQGGGLAGHAGLFADVDSVVALAREWLNPRRLLTPSLAERALAGRGEYALGWARRRVAGSAGPALSAEAFGHTGFTGGSVWIDPRQRLVAVLLGHRSTLDVDLNRWRRRFHRLAASDVAVANAAGD from the coding sequence GTGTCGAGTCGTCCGAGCGGCAGGAACGCGGTCGTTCAGCCCCGTGGAGCGCGAAATCGTGCCCTCGTCGCGAAGGAAGCCGGCGCGTCGCTCCGTCGCTTCGTCGGCGAGACCTGCCGGCGCGGGCCCTGGGCGGCCGTCGAGGCGCGCGTCGAGTGGACCGATCGCTCGGGTCGTCGCCGGCCCTTGCTGGCCGCCGCTGCCCGGCGAGAGGGTCGTGCCTCGCCCGGCGAGCGATTCGATCTCGCGTCGCTCACCAAGCCGTTCGTCGCCACCCTGGCCTTGGTGCTCGAGGGTTCGGGCGAGCTGCCGCTCGCGACGCGGCTCGGCGACCTCTTGCCGGCGGCCAGCCCTCGGCTCGCTCGCCTCGACCTGGAGTCCCTGTTGCGGCACCGTTCGGGGTTGGCCGCCTGGGCCCCGTTGCCGCAGCTGGCGCACGATCGGTCCGCAGCCCTGGCGCGGCTTCTCGACGGCCGGTGGCTGGCGACGCCGGGCGAACGGTACAGCGACCTCGGCTTCATTCTCTGGTCGCGCGCCGCGGAGCAGGCCACCGGGTTGCCGCTCGACGAGCTCCTGCGCGAACGAGTCCTGGCGCCGCTCGATCTCGAGAGAGTCGAGCCGAGCCCCTGCCAGTCGATCGCCGACGTCGTCTCTTGTCCCCTCGACAACCGACGCGAAGTGGAGCTTGCGGCGGCGCTCGGGGTGACGCTCGCGCCCACCGGTCCGCCCGCGAAGGGCGTCGTGCAGGACGGCAACGCACGCTTCCTGTCGCAGGGCGGTGGGCTGGCTGGGCATGCCGGGCTCTTCGCCGATGTCGACTCGGTGGTCGCCCTGGCGCGGGAGTGGTTGAATCCTCGGCGTCTGCTGACGCCCTCGCTGGCCGAGCGCGCGCTCGCCGGTCGGGGAGAGTACGCGCTCGGGTGGGCGCGACGCCGCGTCGCCGGCAGTGCGGGTCCGGCGCTTTCGGCGGAGGCCTTCGGCCACACTGGATTCACCGGCGGGAGCGTCTGGATCGATCCGCGCCAGCGCCTGGTGGCGGTGCTGCTGGGGCATCGGTCGACGCTCGACGTCGATCTCAACCGGTGGCGCCGGCGATTCCACCGTCTCGCCGCCTCGGATGTCGCGGTGGCGAACGCGGCGGGTGACTGA
- a CDS encoding glycosyltransferase, which yields MRILFLTQTFPRFAGDTSGPFIRDIARGLRRGGDEVSILAPHAPGVAASWVDDGVPVTTFRYAPERFEVLGYSRSLAADETARLGAAAVTPLYLAAAQRAVRRALQRERFDLVHAHWVVPNGPPAAFAVGRTPLAIGLHGSDVFMAEKPGVRRLVGWVLRRTALLTGCSPELVDRVRALGLPHDLARVIPYGVDVGVFAPGTAGRLSWRSRLGIPGEARVLLSVGRMATKKGFQVLLPVLPELLARHPLLHVVLAGGGDRLEEFRSQAAGFAPGLGERVHFPGAVGHDDLPDLFRAADLFVLPAVHDRVGNVDGLPNVILEAMASGLPVVASAISGIPLAVEPERTGLLVAENDGPGLAAALERLLAGPEWAKELGEAGRRKTSRELTWDAVAAAYRAAYVAALAR from the coding sequence GTGCGGATCCTCTTCCTGACCCAGACCTTCCCGCGTTTCGCGGGCGACACCTCGGGCCCGTTCATCCGCGACATCGCCCGCGGGCTGCGGCGGGGTGGAGACGAGGTGTCGATCCTCGCCCCGCATGCGCCCGGGGTGGCGGCCTCGTGGGTCGACGACGGGGTGCCGGTCACCACCTTTCGCTACGCCCCGGAGCGCTTCGAAGTGCTCGGTTACTCTCGCAGCCTCGCTGCCGACGAGACGGCCCGTCTCGGTGCCGCGGCCGTGACGCCGCTCTACCTGGCGGCGGCGCAGCGAGCGGTCCGCCGTGCCCTGCAGCGCGAACGCTTCGACCTCGTGCACGCTCATTGGGTCGTGCCGAACGGGCCGCCGGCCGCGTTCGCGGTCGGCAGGACACCGCTGGCGATCGGGCTGCACGGCAGCGACGTCTTCATGGCGGAGAAGCCGGGCGTGCGCCGCCTGGTCGGCTGGGTCCTGCGACGCACGGCGTTGCTCACCGGCTGTTCTCCCGAGCTTGTCGATCGGGTGCGAGCGCTCGGTCTGCCGCACGACCTGGCGCGGGTCATCCCGTATGGCGTCGACGTCGGTGTCTTCGCGCCCGGGACGGCCGGTCGGCTGAGCTGGCGGTCCCGCCTCGGGATCCCCGGCGAGGCGCGCGTGCTCCTCTCGGTCGGGCGCATGGCGACGAAGAAGGGCTTCCAGGTGCTCCTTCCGGTCCTGCCGGAGTTGCTCGCCCGTCATCCGTTGCTGCATGTGGTCCTGGCCGGAGGAGGGGACCGGTTGGAGGAGTTCCGGTCGCAGGCGGCGGGCTTCGCGCCGGGCCTCGGCGAGCGCGTGCACTTCCCCGGCGCGGTCGGCCACGACGACCTCCCCGATCTCTTCCGCGCTGCCGATCTCTTCGTCCTGCCCGCCGTCCACGACCGCGTGGGGAACGTCGACGGCCTGCCGAACGTCATCCTGGAAGCGATGGCGAGCGGACTGCCGGTGGTGGCGAGCGCCATCTCCGGGATCCCGCTCGCGGTCGAGCCGGAGCGCACGGGGCTCCTGGTGGCGGAGAACGACGGACCGGGACTGGCTGCGGCGCTCGAGCGGCTGCTGGCGGGGCCGGAGTGGGCAAAGGAGCTGGGTGAAGCCGGCCGTCGCAAGACCTCGCGCGAGCTCACCTGGGATGCCGTCGCGGCCGCCTATCGTGCCGCATACGTCGCGGCGCTGGCGCGCTAG
- a CDS encoding glycosyltransferase family 2 protein, which yields MSGSADPARSKASNLQVQGGEARPEISVLVPVLNEAGSVAELCERVANVLDGLGRSFEIIFVDDGSNDGTPDRIREVRARDPRVKLVRLRRNFGKAAAISAGFDHARGRLLFTMDGDLQDDPEEIPRFLEKLEQEDLDLVSGWKRKRLDPIGKRYPSLLFNWVTRHLAQVPIHDFNCGFKAYRREVLEEVAVYGELHRYIPVLASRRGFRVGEIEVRHHPRLHGVSKYGWDRFYKGLLDLITVLFITRYTRRPLHLFGLLGLVGLGTGLVINAYLAGLWFLGEALSNRPLLLLGVLLMLVGMQVLTTGLIGEMITHKQFRRADSYSVREIAD from the coding sequence ATGAGCGGATCCGCAGACCCGGCCCGCAGCAAGGCCTCCAACCTCCAGGTCCAGGGCGGCGAGGCTCGCCCGGAGATCTCCGTCCTGGTTCCTGTTCTCAACGAGGCGGGCAGCGTCGCCGAGCTCTGCGAACGCGTCGCCAACGTCCTCGACGGACTCGGCCGGAGCTTCGAGATCATCTTCGTCGACGACGGCTCGAACGACGGCACGCCCGATCGCATCCGCGAGGTGAGAGCGCGGGATCCTCGCGTCAAGCTGGTGCGGCTGCGCCGCAACTTCGGCAAGGCGGCAGCGATCTCGGCGGGTTTCGATCATGCGCGCGGCCGCCTCCTCTTTACCATGGACGGCGATCTTCAGGACGATCCGGAAGAGATCCCGCGATTCCTCGAGAAGCTCGAACAGGAGGACCTCGACCTGGTGTCGGGATGGAAGCGCAAGCGACTCGATCCGATCGGCAAGCGCTATCCGTCGCTCCTGTTCAACTGGGTGACCCGCCACCTCGCCCAGGTGCCGATCCACGATTTCAACTGCGGCTTCAAGGCCTACCGCCGGGAGGTCCTCGAAGAGGTCGCGGTCTACGGCGAGCTCCACCGCTACATCCCGGTGCTCGCCAGCCGGCGCGGCTTCCGCGTCGGCGAAATCGAGGTGCGCCACCATCCGCGTCTGCACGGGGTGAGCAAGTACGGATGGGATCGCTTCTACAAAGGGCTGCTCGACCTCATCACCGTGCTCTTCATCACCCGCTACACGAGGCGGCCGCTTCATCTCTTCGGCCTGCTCGGATTGGTCGGCCTCGGAACGGGCCTGGTCATCAACGCCTATCTCGCCGGGCTCTGGTTCCTCGGCGAGGCGCTCTCGAACCGCCCGCTCCTGCTGCTCGGCGTGTTGCTGATGCTGGTCGGCATGCAGGTGCTGACCACCGGCTTGATCGGCGAGATGATCACCCACAAGCAGTTCCGTCGCGCCGACAGCTATTCGGTGCGCGAGATCGCCGACTGA
- a CDS encoding SDR family oxidoreductase, producing MIDLNGYHVLVTGGSRGIGAACARFFAQAGAAVLVTYRDRADAAEELISELERLSSRDHRRFPCDLTQRSEVRELFTFLSREWGKLDTLINNAGIWVHNPLGQLDEDKFDETMEVNVAACFLCASEALPFLRRSPNASIVNVTSTAGQRGEAYYSPYAASKGAMISATKAWSTELAPAVRVNSVAPGWVDTDMSAEALDGEGRQAIEASIPLRRIPGPEDIAGPVIFLASPLARHITGEILNVNGGSVLAG from the coding sequence ATGATCGACCTGAACGGATACCACGTGCTCGTCACCGGCGGCAGCCGGGGGATCGGCGCAGCCTGTGCGCGGTTCTTCGCCCAGGCGGGCGCCGCCGTGCTGGTGACCTACCGCGATCGCGCGGACGCGGCCGAGGAGCTGATCAGCGAGCTCGAGCGACTCTCGTCGCGCGACCATCGCCGGTTTCCCTGCGACCTGACGCAGCGCAGCGAGGTGCGCGAGCTCTTCACCTTCCTGTCACGCGAGTGGGGCAAGCTCGACACCCTGATCAACAACGCGGGGATCTGGGTCCACAACCCGCTCGGCCAGCTCGACGAGGATAAGTTCGACGAGACGATGGAGGTCAACGTCGCGGCCTGCTTCCTCTGCGCCAGCGAAGCGCTGCCGTTCCTGCGACGTTCGCCGAACGCCAGCATCGTCAATGTCACCTCGACCGCCGGTCAGCGGGGCGAGGCGTACTACAGCCCCTACGCCGCGAGCAAGGGGGCGATGATCTCGGCGACGAAGGCGTGGTCGACGGAGCTCGCGCCGGCGGTGCGCGTCAATTCGGTGGCTCCCGGCTGGGTCGACACCGACATGTCCGCCGAAGCGCTCGACGGCGAAGGGCGACAGGCGATCGAGGCGTCGATTCCGCTGCGCCGCATCCCGGGACCCGAGGACATCGCCGGCCCGGTGATCTTCCTGGCCTCGCCGCTCGCTCGCCACATCACCGGCGAGATTCTCAACGTCAACGGCGGGAGCGTGCTGGCCGGTTGA
- a CDS encoding thiolase family protein: MNPRDLVLIDGVRTPMADYNGQLADLSALELGARAARALFERTGVAPSEVDHVVVGNVMQTSLDAIYGARHVALKAGVPKEIPALTVNRLCGSGIQAIVSGAHLIGAGEATCCLVGGTENMSQAPHVIYGARRGFKLGQGKLEDSLMAGLLDSYCGFYMAQTSNNLARDYGITREQQDAFALRSQRLAGEAWASGRLAEEVVPLTVGEGKRARTVERDDHLRPETTAEELARLPTAFDKDGFVTAGNASGIVDGAAMLLLGTAAWAKDRGLAPLGRLVSWAVVGVEPSRMGIGPAPAIRQALERAGMTLADLDLVEVNEAFAGQVLAVVRELDLDEERLNVNGGAIALGHPLGASGARITLTLLKQLRRRGGGIGVASACIGGGQGIALIVEAA; the protein is encoded by the coding sequence ATGAACCCGCGTGACCTCGTTCTCATCGATGGCGTGCGCACGCCGATGGCTGACTACAACGGCCAACTTGCCGATCTCTCGGCTCTCGAGCTCGGCGCCCGGGCGGCTCGTGCGCTCTTCGAGCGCACCGGCGTCGCGCCCTCCGAGGTCGACCACGTCGTCGTCGGCAACGTGATGCAGACCTCGCTCGACGCGATCTACGGGGCCCGGCACGTGGCGCTCAAAGCGGGTGTGCCGAAGGAGATCCCGGCACTGACGGTCAATCGCCTGTGCGGCTCGGGCATCCAGGCGATCGTCTCCGGAGCCCACCTGATCGGCGCGGGCGAGGCCACCTGCTGCCTCGTCGGTGGCACCGAGAACATGTCGCAGGCCCCGCACGTGATCTACGGGGCGCGGCGCGGTTTCAAGCTCGGGCAGGGCAAGCTCGAGGACTCGCTGATGGCCGGGCTCCTCGACTCCTACTGCGGCTTCTACATGGCCCAGACGAGCAACAACCTGGCGCGCGACTACGGGATCACGCGCGAACAGCAGGATGCGTTCGCCCTGCGCAGCCAGCGGCTCGCCGGGGAGGCCTGGGCCAGCGGGCGGCTCGCCGAAGAGGTGGTCCCGCTGACGGTCGGTGAAGGCAAGCGAGCCAGGACGGTGGAGCGCGACGATCATCTGCGCCCGGAAACCACGGCCGAGGAGCTGGCCCGTCTGCCGACGGCGTTCGACAAGGACGGATTCGTCACGGCCGGGAACGCCTCGGGCATCGTCGACGGCGCGGCGATGCTGCTGCTCGGGACGGCGGCCTGGGCGAAGGATCGCGGGCTCGCTCCGCTCGGACGCCTGGTCTCGTGGGCGGTCGTCGGCGTCGAGCCGTCGCGGATGGGGATCGGGCCGGCGCCGGCGATCCGCCAGGCACTCGAGCGTGCCGGCATGACGCTCGCCGACCTCGACCTCGTCGAAGTCAACGAGGCGTTCGCCGGGCAGGTTCTCGCCGTGGTGCGCGAGCTCGATCTCGACGAAGAGCGGCTCAACGTCAACGGCGGCGCCATCGCGCTCGGGCACCCGCTGGGTGCTTCCGGAGCGCGGATCACTCTCACTCTGCTCAAGCAACTGCGCCGCCGCGGCGGCGGAATCGGCGTCGCGTCCGCCTGCATCGGCGGCGGGCAGGGAATCGCCCTGATCGTGGAGGCAGCATGA
- a CDS encoding serine/threonine protein kinase, protein MQSIGKYQILEKIGVGGFGIVYKGYDPFIKRHVAVKTCTSDDEDTRQRFYREAEIAGNLQHRNIVTVYDFGVQEGIPYLVQEYLSGEDLDHKIKRRDFLAFPQKLFYLIQIARGLEFAHAHGVIHRDIKPANIRVLEDDTAKILDFGIAKAALASTNLTQAGMTLGTASYLSPEQIRGEAVDRRTDIFSFGILAYELLSYRRPFEGPQISAIFYRILNEAPRPLRELWPDGPDELIQLVGRCLEKDPARRYPDCAALRRDLENLRSRRSVDQTVTRPAFDLELAHAPTAVLDLGDNGRRAPREAADSSMVDLELGHRPETPPATTSLRRAAATRRHAPRGLVLTAVGLAGLAALAATAWLLAGQLGGGFTWPGADPRRVTSAPATATPTVAPPSPTPTRPPVTPTATAVPSPTPTPPPRPAVLTVEPGGSTATRVKLGERTFELDHPVRLELPAGSYTITFVSEVPGYDVREESSVRLREGEQRRLENPIPRPAMLTVRPHLNTPQGQVLLDGRPLGATPLQKRLLRPGAHLLEVAPLGEGGTGKVSQTVTLAPGVETVMTFDLSGVQPTRLRDQPVPSP, encoded by the coding sequence ATGCAGAGCATCGGCAAGTACCAGATCCTCGAGAAGATCGGCGTCGGCGGCTTCGGCATCGTCTACAAGGGCTACGACCCCTTCATCAAGCGGCACGTCGCGGTCAAGACCTGCACCAGCGACGACGAGGACACGCGGCAGCGCTTCTATCGCGAGGCCGAGATCGCCGGCAATCTGCAGCACCGCAACATCGTCACCGTCTACGACTTCGGCGTCCAGGAGGGGATCCCCTACCTGGTGCAGGAGTACCTCTCCGGCGAGGATCTCGACCACAAGATCAAGCGCCGCGACTTTCTCGCCTTCCCGCAGAAGCTCTTCTACCTCATCCAGATCGCCCGCGGCCTGGAGTTCGCGCACGCGCACGGCGTCATCCATCGCGACATCAAGCCGGCGAACATCCGCGTCCTCGAAGACGACACGGCGAAGATCCTCGACTTCGGGATCGCCAAGGCGGCGCTCGCCTCGACCAACCTGACCCAGGCCGGAATGACGCTCGGCACCGCGTCGTACCTTTCGCCCGAACAGATCCGTGGCGAAGCGGTCGACCGGCGCACCGACATCTTCTCGTTCGGCATCCTTGCCTACGAGTTGCTGTCCTACCGCCGCCCCTTCGAGGGTCCGCAGATCTCGGCGATCTTCTATCGCATTCTCAACGAGGCGCCGCGACCGCTGAGGGAGCTCTGGCCGGACGGTCCGGACGAGCTGATCCAACTCGTCGGACGTTGCCTCGAGAAAGACCCGGCGCGGCGCTACCCGGACTGTGCCGCCCTGAGGCGCGATCTCGAGAATTTGCGCAGCCGGCGATCGGTCGACCAGACGGTCACCCGGCCCGCCTTCGACCTCGAGCTGGCCCACGCTCCCACCGCGGTCCTGGATCTCGGCGACAACGGCCGCCGAGCCCCCCGGGAAGCCGCGGACTCCTCCATGGTGGACCTCGAGCTCGGACACCGCCCCGAGACACCGCCGGCGACGACCTCGCTGCGACGCGCCGCGGCGACCCGGCGTCACGCACCGCGCGGGCTCGTCCTCACGGCGGTGGGACTGGCGGGTCTCGCGGCGCTCGCCGCCACGGCCTGGCTGCTCGCCGGCCAGCTCGGCGGCGGCTTCACCTGGCCGGGCGCCGACCCGCGGCGCGTCACGTCGGCTCCAGCGACGGCGACACCGACAGTGGCTCCTCCGTCGCCGACGCCGACCCGGCCACCCGTCACTCCGACAGCCACGGCTGTCCCCAGCCCGACCCCGACGCCCCCACCCAGGCCGGCCGTCCTCACCGTCGAGCCCGGAGGGTCGACCGCCACCCGCGTGAAGCTCGGCGAGCGGACCTTCGAGCTCGACCACCCTGTCCGGCTCGAGCTCCCGGCCGGCAGCTACACGATCACCTTCGTCTCGGAGGTTCCCGGCTACGACGTCCGCGAAGAGAGCAGCGTCCGGCTGCGCGAGGGCGAGCAGCGCCGACTGGAGAATCCGATCCCGCGGCCGGCAATGCTCACCGTTCGCCCTCATCTCAACACTCCGCAAGGACAGGTCCTGCTCGACGGCCGCCCACTCGGCGCCACCCCGCTGCAGAAGCGACTCCTTCGGCCCGGCGCCCACCTGTTGGAGGTTGCTCCGCTCGGCGAGGGCGGCACGGGCAAGGTCAGCCAGACGGTCACCCTCGCGCCGGGAGTCGAGACCGTGATGACCTTCGATCTCTCGGGCGTCCAGCCGACACGCCTGCGCGACCAGCCGGTGCCCTCGCCCTGA
- a CDS encoding tetratricopeptide repeat protein: MRPLSAACVVVCLAAFARPVPAQGVPGAGAVEVEELRDLAPPADPLRKLEAEAEAAYGDGELDRAIGLYRDLVAQTPAPADQARILVTVGWLEMLQGHAEAAGPDLERALYLAPETRLREELYNDEFVRLFLDSQARATAARATDAADRARAAVQAITAGNLASARQLLAESLSLQPDQPRALYNLAVVDLRDGQTDAALAGFERVISLGEARPETVPAELRALARASAGLVYLTRGQDPEAAAALEQAVALNPADGRAWNGLGVARDRLGSREKSIEAFRRAYALRPDDEEVADHLGRALIDAGRWVDAVAVLVESCGRRPQSPRLFLSLGLAERGLGNLDGARRSFEHVLELDPTDGLRLAEQASVFLASLHLEGGRAADAAREARRALAWNENLPDSWTHLGMAQKELGDLPGAKESLARAAALAPDRPEAAYNLGTVLLALRDFVAARAAFERAVALRPGFAEAEAILNRLAAPSTAPANPTPAARTTPAPPRLPLGTRFTEANYPELGLRGLRVDALERGGLGERAGLQTQDLVLRVDGRPLTTVADLSQYLAGRPARSTLLFDLLRAGRSLRISVALD, translated from the coding sequence ATGAGGCCGCTCTCCGCCGCCTGCGTCGTCGTTTGCCTGGCGGCCTTCGCCCGTCCGGTGCCTGCCCAGGGTGTCCCTGGCGCCGGTGCGGTCGAGGTCGAAGAGCTGCGTGACCTCGCTCCTCCCGCCGACCCGCTCAGGAAGCTCGAGGCCGAAGCGGAAGCGGCCTACGGCGACGGCGAGCTCGACCGGGCGATCGGCCTCTATCGCGATCTCGTGGCGCAGACGCCGGCGCCGGCCGATCAGGCCCGCATCCTGGTCACCGTCGGCTGGCTCGAGATGCTTCAGGGGCACGCCGAAGCCGCCGGGCCGGACCTCGAACGAGCTCTCTATCTCGCTCCCGAGACCCGGCTGCGCGAAGAGCTCTACAACGACGAGTTCGTTCGTCTCTTCCTCGACTCGCAGGCACGTGCCACCGCCGCGCGGGCGACCGATGCCGCCGACCGGGCGCGCGCGGCCGTGCAGGCGATCACCGCCGGCAACCTCGCGTCGGCGCGTCAGCTCCTCGCCGAATCGCTCTCCCTGCAACCCGACCAGCCTCGTGCGCTCTACAACCTGGCCGTGGTCGACTTGCGTGACGGGCAGACCGACGCGGCGCTGGCGGGCTTCGAACGGGTCATCAGCCTCGGCGAGGCCCGCCCCGAAACGGTGCCGGCGGAGCTTCGAGCGCTGGCGCGCGCCAGCGCCGGCCTCGTCTACCTCACGCGAGGACAAGATCCGGAGGCTGCGGCGGCCCTGGAACAGGCGGTCGCTCTCAACCCCGCCGACGGCCGCGCCTGGAACGGCCTCGGCGTGGCGCGGGACCGGCTCGGGAGCCGCGAGAAGTCGATCGAGGCCTTTCGCCGTGCCTATGCGCTTCGTCCGGACGACGAGGAGGTCGCCGACCATCTCGGTCGCGCGCTGATCGACGCTGGACGTTGGGTCGATGCCGTGGCCGTGCTGGTCGAGAGCTGCGGACGCCGTCCGCAGTCGCCGCGACTCTTCCTCAGTCTAGGCCTCGCCGAGCGTGGGCTCGGCAACCTCGACGGGGCGCGCCGGTCCTTCGAACACGTCCTCGAGCTCGACCCGACGGATGGCCTGCGCCTCGCCGAGCAGGCTTCGGTGTTCCTCGCCTCGCTGCACCTGGAGGGCGGGCGCGCCGCCGACGCGGCGCGCGAGGCTCGGCGCGCCCTCGCGTGGAACGAGAACCTCCCGGACAGCTGGACCCACCTCGGCATGGCGCAGAAGGAGCTGGGCGACCTCCCGGGAGCGAAGGAGAGCCTGGCACGCGCCGCGGCGCTCGCGCCCGATCGTCCGGAAGCTGCGTACAACCTGGGAACGGTCCTGCTCGCCTTGCGCGACTTCGTCGCCGCGCGAGCCGCCTTCGAGCGCGCCGTCGCGCTGCGACCGGGGTTCGCCGAAGCCGAGGCGATCCTCAACCGACTCGCGGCCCCGTCGACCGCACCGGCGAACCCGACGCCCGCGGCACGCACCACCCCGGCCCCACCGCGGCTCCCGTTGGGAACCCGCTTCACGGAGGCGAACTATCCCGAGCTCGGTCTGCGGGGACTGCGGGTGGACGCCCTCGAGCGCGGAGGGCTCGGGGAGCGCGCCGGTCTGCAAACTCAGGATCTCGTTTTGCGAGTCGATGGCCGGCCGCTGACGACCGTCGCCGACCTCTCGCAGTATCTGGCCGGGCGTCCAGCGCGCAGCACCCTGCTGTTCGACCTGTTGCGAGCCGGGCGCTCGCTGCGGATCAGCGTCGCGCTCGACTAG